Proteins encoded together in one Pseudomonas sp. ADAK13 window:
- a CDS encoding LysR family transcriptional regulator, translated as MRLRHIEIFQAIRQTGSISAAAQLLHVSQPAVSKVLQHAELQLGFPLFLRIRGKLQPTPEALALEREVDKVTESLQGVRRLAQNLRREPGQSLRIGATPALALSLLPPAIREWTHRYPDIACELSSAHSRELVQNLLMREVDVALTLQPPDHPGLSAQALAHGVLVALAPLGYWKENELGKPLPLMALAGAPLIGLSSADPLSAKLDSYLEAVDPPPRVSIAVQTYSLARAMVESGAGLAVIDPFTALGASPATTCIRPLAPPLPITLYALTRTDEPPPHMLTSLLEIFGSRAQEQLDRL; from the coding sequence ATGCGCTTGCGTCATATCGAAATCTTCCAGGCCATCCGCCAGACCGGCTCCATCAGCGCCGCCGCCCAGTTGCTGCACGTCTCGCAGCCGGCGGTGAGCAAGGTGCTGCAACACGCCGAGTTGCAGCTGGGCTTCCCGCTGTTCCTGCGCATCCGCGGCAAGCTGCAACCGACGCCGGAAGCGTTGGCGCTGGAGCGGGAGGTCGACAAAGTGACCGAGAGCCTGCAAGGCGTGCGGCGCCTGGCACAGAACCTGCGCCGTGAGCCGGGCCAAAGCCTGCGTATCGGCGCGACACCAGCGCTGGCCTTGTCATTGCTGCCGCCGGCCATCCGCGAATGGACCCATCGCTACCCGGACATCGCCTGCGAGCTGTCCAGCGCCCACAGCCGCGAGCTGGTGCAAAACCTGTTGATGCGCGAAGTCGATGTGGCATTGACCCTGCAGCCGCCCGATCACCCGGGGCTGAGCGCCCAGGCGTTGGCCCACGGCGTCTTGGTGGCGCTGGCGCCGCTGGGTTACTGGAAGGAAAACGAATTGGGCAAACCGCTGCCGCTGATGGCGCTGGCGGGCGCGCCGTTGATTGGCTTGTCCAGCGCCGACCCGTTGTCGGCCAAGCTGGACAGCTACCTGGAGGCGGTGGATCCGCCGCCCCGGGTCAGCATCGCGGTGCAGACCTATTCACTGGCCAGGGCCATGGTCGAGTCGGGCGCCGGGCTGGCTGTCATCGACCCGTTCACCGCCCTCGGCGCATCACCGGCGACCACCTGCATTCGCCCGCTGGCACCGCCGCTGCCCATCACGCTGTACGCCCTGACCCGCACCGACGAACCGCCGCCACATATGCTGACGAGCCTGCTGGAGATCTTCGGCAGCCGCGCCCAGGAGCAATTGGACCGGCTATAA
- a CDS encoding D-amino acid dehydrogenase has product MAQQVCIIGGGVIGLASAYALVRAGMQVTVVEARETLGSETSFANGGQLSYRYVAPLADKGVPLQAIGWMLRGDSPLKLRPRMDPAQWRWMASFLGACRGSVNQRNAAHLLRLASLSQNTLQRWREEDQLGDFHWRRNGKLVTFRTLDSYERALNKVTDPLQQQVLSAADCERLEPTLDGGRFFGGIYTPNEEVGDCHAFCQQLAARLEASGRCTFLLGRKVTRIHHHAGRVHSIEMGDEALSVEHLVLAAGHRSPELALPGMSLPLYPLKGYSLSVPIGAQHQAPNISITDYDRKIVYARIGEQLRVAAMVDIVGFDTRLEPKRLALIKRQALETFPLAGDYPHAVEWAGMRPATPTGVPLIGASACSNLWLNLGHGALGFTLACGSGQVLAELIGQHTTSIDMQGFAPRAA; this is encoded by the coding sequence ATGGCTCAGCAGGTTTGCATCATCGGCGGTGGGGTTATCGGCCTGGCGAGTGCCTATGCGCTGGTGCGTGCCGGTATGCAAGTGACGGTGGTCGAGGCCCGGGAAACCCTGGGCAGCGAGACCAGTTTCGCCAACGGCGGGCAGTTGTCCTATCGCTATGTCGCGCCCCTTGCAGATAAAGGCGTGCCGCTGCAAGCCATCGGCTGGATGCTGCGCGGTGACTCGCCGCTGAAGCTGCGCCCGCGCATGGACCCGGCCCAGTGGCGCTGGATGGCTTCATTCCTGGGCGCCTGCCGTGGCTCGGTGAACCAGCGCAATGCGGCCCATCTGCTGCGCCTGGCGTCCCTGAGCCAGAACACCCTGCAACGCTGGCGTGAAGAAGACCAACTGGGCGACTTCCACTGGCGGCGCAACGGCAAGCTGGTGACCTTTCGCACCCTCGACAGCTATGAGCGCGCACTGAATAAAGTCACCGACCCGTTGCAACAGCAAGTGCTCTCGGCGGCGGACTGCGAGCGGCTGGAACCGACCCTGGACGGCGGCCGTTTCTTTGGCGGCATCTACACGCCCAACGAAGAGGTGGGCGACTGTCATGCCTTCTGCCAGCAACTGGCGGCGCGCCTCGAAGCGTCGGGGCGCTGCACATTTCTGCTGGGACGCAAGGTGACGAGAATCCATCATCACGCAGGCCGTGTGCATTCGATTGAAATGGGCGACGAGGCGCTGTCTGTCGAGCACCTGGTATTGGCCGCCGGACACCGCAGCCCCGAGCTGGCCTTGCCCGGCATGTCATTGCCGCTCTATCCCCTCAAGGGCTACAGCCTGAGCGTGCCGATTGGCGCGCAGCATCAGGCGCCGAATATCAGCATCACCGACTACGACCGCAAGATCGTCTACGCGCGCATCGGTGAACAACTGCGGGTGGCGGCGATGGTGGATATCGTCGGCTTCGACACCCGGCTTGAACCCAAGCGCCTGGCGCTGATTAAACGCCAGGCCCTTGAGACTTTCCCGCTGGCCGGTGACTACCCGCATGCGGTCGAATGGGCCGGCATGCGCCCGGCCACACCTACCGGCGTGCCGCTGATTGGTGCCAGCGCCTGCAGCAACCTGTGGCTGAACCTTGGCCACGGTGCCCTCGGGTTTACCCTGGCCTGCGGCAGCGGGCAGGTGCTGGCCGAGCTGATCGGCCAGCACACGACTTCCATTGATATGCAGGGCTTCGCGCCCCGTGCCGCTTGA
- a CDS encoding RidA family protein yields MTITRINSNNRLSGAVVFQDLVFLSGQVPGEGRDVTTQTQEVLAKIDALLAEAGSDKDHLLNATIYLNNIEQGFAPMNEVWSAWLSPGQAPTRTTLQAQLARPEVLVEISVIAARRP; encoded by the coding sequence ATGACCATCACCCGAATCAACAGCAACAATCGCCTGTCTGGCGCCGTGGTGTTTCAGGATCTGGTGTTCCTGTCCGGACAGGTGCCGGGGGAGGGCCGGGATGTGACGACACAGACCCAGGAGGTGCTGGCCAAGATTGACGCGTTGTTGGCCGAGGCCGGCAGCGACAAGGATCATCTGCTGAACGCAACGATCTACCTCAACAACATCGAGCAGGGTTTTGCGCCGATGAATGAAGTCTGGTCCGCCTGGTTGTCACCGGGGCAGGCACCGACGCGTACCACATTGCAGGCACAACTGGCCCGGCCCGAAGTGTTGGTCGAGATCAGCGTCATCGCTGCCCGCCGTCCATAA
- a CDS encoding transporter substrate-binding domain-containing protein translates to MQKLWRGGLSPVGLRSSPILFLALILSAQAQATEAPLEGTLSKIASTKSITLGYRDASVPFSYVGDHSGKPMGYSVELANKIVEHIQQKTGVPKLNVKYNLVTSQTRIALVQNGTVDLECGSTGVTAERQKQVAFSYGFIYVKGQLLTANDSGIKSFADLKGKNVVTTAGTTNERFLKSYNVDHKLNMSVISAKDHGEAFQMLQSGRAAAFYMDDALLYGERAKARDPHKWVVVGEEQSREIYSCMVRKDDPQFLAVVNETLAGLYSSGEINGIYQRWFEQPIPPKGLNLEFPMTSELKAIIAKPVSDPVE, encoded by the coding sequence ATGCAAAAACTGTGGCGAGGGGGCTTGTCCCCCGTTGGGCTGCGCAGCAGCCCCATACTCTTCCTGGCCCTGATATTGAGCGCTCAGGCCCAGGCAACCGAGGCCCCCCTGGAAGGCACGCTGAGCAAGATCGCCTCCACCAAAAGTATCACCCTCGGCTACCGCGATGCCTCGGTGCCGTTCTCCTACGTCGGTGACCACAGCGGCAAGCCCATGGGTTATTCGGTGGAGTTGGCGAACAAGATCGTCGAACACATCCAGCAGAAAACCGGGGTGCCGAAGCTCAACGTGAAGTACAACCTGGTGACCTCCCAGACCCGGATTGCCCTGGTGCAGAACGGCACCGTGGATCTGGAATGCGGTTCCACCGGCGTGACCGCCGAGCGGCAGAAGCAGGTGGCGTTTTCCTACGGGTTTATCTACGTGAAGGGCCAATTGCTGACCGCCAACGACAGCGGTATCAAGAGCTTCGCCGACCTTAAGGGCAAGAACGTGGTGACCACCGCCGGCACCACCAACGAGCGTTTCCTCAAGAGCTACAACGTTGATCACAAACTGAACATGTCAGTGATCAGCGCCAAGGATCATGGCGAAGCGTTCCAGATGCTGCAATCCGGCCGGGCGGCGGCGTTTTACATGGACGACGCGTTGCTCTACGGCGAGCGCGCCAAGGCCAGGGACCCGCACAAGTGGGTGGTCGTCGGGGAAGAACAGTCGCGGGAAATCTACAGCTGCATGGTGCGCAAGGACGACCCGCAGTTTCTCGCGGTGGTCAACGAAACCCTGGCCGGGCTGTATAGCTCGGGGGAGATCAACGGGATTTACCAGCGCTGGTTTGAACAACCGATCCCGCCCAAGGGCTTGAACCTGGAATTCCCGATGACCAGTGAGTTGAAGGCGATTATTGCCAAGCCGGTGAGCGACCCGGTGGAGTAA
- a CDS encoding 16S rRNA (uracil(1498)-N(3))-methyltransferase — protein sequence MRLSRFFVDAPLSLGDHELPEAQAHYISRVLRMSEGDAVQLFDGSGQEFRASLLEVGKKRVVVQVTETFAGQIESPLQIHLGQGLSRGERMDWAIQKATELGVNEITPIFSDRCEVRLKDERADKRLQHWRQVAISACEQCGRSRVPVIHPPLLLADWLKQVEADLKLVLHPVAEPLVSHAKPGSLAFLIGPEGGLTDGEVETAQGAGFHSARLGPRVLRTETAPVVALSVAQQLWGDF from the coding sequence ATGAGACTGTCCCGCTTTTTTGTCGACGCCCCCCTGAGCCTTGGCGACCACGAGTTGCCGGAAGCCCAGGCGCACTACATCAGCCGCGTATTGCGCATGAGCGAAGGCGACGCCGTACAACTGTTCGACGGCTCCGGCCAGGAGTTTCGCGCCAGCTTGCTGGAAGTCGGTAAAAAACGTGTGGTGGTGCAGGTCACCGAAACCTTCGCCGGGCAGATTGAGTCGCCGTTGCAGATCCACCTCGGCCAGGGCCTGTCCCGTGGCGAGCGGATGGACTGGGCGATCCAGAAAGCCACCGAGCTTGGGGTGAATGAAATCACCCCGATCTTCAGCGACCGCTGCGAAGTGCGCCTCAAGGACGAGCGCGCCGACAAGCGCTTGCAACACTGGCGCCAGGTGGCGATCAGCGCGTGCGAGCAGTGCGGCCGCTCGCGAGTGCCAGTGATTCACCCACCGCTGTTGCTGGCGGATTGGTTGAAGCAAGTCGAGGCAGATTTGAAGCTGGTGCTGCACCCGGTGGCCGAGCCGCTGGTGAGCCATGCCAAGCCTGGGAGCCTGGCCTTCCTGATCGGGCCGGAGGGCGGCTTGACCGATGGCGAAGTCGAGACGGCCCAGGGTGCAGGTTTCCATTCGGCACGCCTGGGCCCACGGGTACTGCGTACCGAAACAGCGCCAGTCGTGGCACTGTCGGTGGCCCAGCAATTGTGGGGCGACTTCTAA
- a CDS encoding adenosylmethionine--8-amino-7-oxononanoate transaminase — MGLNNQWMQRDLAVLWHPCTQMKDHQQLPLIPIKRGEGIWLEDFEGKRYLDAVSSWWVNVFGHANPRINQRIKDQVDQLEHVILAGFSHQPVIELSERLVKMTPEGLTRCFYADNGSSCIEVALKMSFHYWLNRGLPNKKRFVTLTNSYHGETIAAMSVGDVPLFTETYKALLLDTIKVPSPDCYLRPEGMSWEEHSRNMFQAMEQTLAENHDTVAAVIVEPLIQGAGGMRMYHPVYLKLLREACDRYGVHLIHDEIAVGFGRTGTMFACEQAGIRPDFLCLSKALTGGYLPLAAVVTTDDVYDAFYDDYPTLRAFLHSHSYTGNPLACAAALATLDIFEEDNVIENNKALAQRMATATAHLVDHPHVSEVRQTGMVLAIEMVQDKATKTAYPWQERRGLKVFEHALERGALLRPLGSVVYFLPPYVITPEQIDFLADVASEGIDIATNSKVSVAVPKDFHPGFRDPG; from the coding sequence ATGGGTTTGAATAATCAGTGGATGCAACGCGACCTTGCGGTGCTGTGGCATCCCTGCACCCAGATGAAAGACCACCAGCAACTGCCGCTGATCCCGATCAAGCGCGGTGAAGGCATCTGGCTGGAAGACTTCGAAGGCAAACGCTACCTCGACGCCGTCAGCTCCTGGTGGGTCAACGTGTTTGGCCACGCCAACCCGCGCATCAACCAGCGCATCAAGGATCAGGTCGATCAGCTGGAGCACGTGATCCTCGCCGGCTTCAGCCACCAGCCGGTGATCGAGCTGTCGGAGCGCCTGGTGAAGATGACCCCCGAGGGCCTCACCCGCTGCTTCTACGCCGACAACGGTTCGTCGTGCATCGAAGTCGCGCTGAAGATGAGCTTTCACTATTGGCTCAACCGCGGCCTGCCGAACAAGAAGCGCTTTGTCACCCTGACCAACAGCTACCACGGCGAAACCATCGCCGCGATGTCGGTGGGCGATGTGCCGTTGTTCACTGAAACCTACAAGGCGCTGCTGCTGGACACCATCAAGGTGCCGAGCCCGGATTGCTACCTGCGCCCCGAAGGCATGAGCTGGGAAGAACATTCACGCAATATGTTCCAGGCCATGGAGCAGACCCTCGCCGAAAACCACGACACCGTCGCTGCCGTGATCGTCGAGCCGCTGATCCAGGGCGCCGGCGGCATGCGCATGTACCACCCGGTGTACCTCAAGCTGCTGCGCGAGGCCTGTGACCGCTATGGCGTGCACCTGATCCACGACGAAATCGCCGTCGGCTTTGGCCGCACCGGCACGATGTTCGCCTGTGAGCAGGCCGGCATCCGCCCGGACTTCCTGTGCCTGTCCAAGGCCCTGACCGGCGGCTACCTGCCGCTCGCCGCCGTGGTCACCACCGACGACGTGTACGACGCCTTCTACGACGACTACCCGACCCTGCGCGCCTTCCTGCACTCCCACAGCTACACCGGCAACCCGCTGGCGTGTGCGGCGGCCCTGGCGACCCTGGATATCTTCGAAGAAGACAACGTCATCGAAAACAACAAGGCCCTGGCCCAGCGCATGGCGACCGCCACCGCGCACCTGGTGGACCATCCTCACGTCTCTGAGGTGCGCCAGACCGGTATGGTGCTGGCCATCGAGATGGTGCAGGACAAGGCCACCAAGACCGCCTACCCATGGCAGGAACGCCGTGGCCTGAAGGTGTTTGAACATGCCCTGGAGCGCGGCGCGTTGCTGCGGCCGTTGGGCAGCGTGGTGTACTTCCTGCCGCCGTACGTGATTACTCCGGAGCAGATCGACTTCCTGGCGGACGTGGCCAGCGAAGGGATCGACATCGCCACCAACAGCAAGGTCAGCGTGGCGGTGCCCAAGGATTTCCACCCGGGGTTTCGTGATCCGGGTTGA
- a CDS encoding cytochrome b, producing the protein MQLRNSSARYGWVSIVLHWGVALVVFGLFALGLWMVGLDYYSTWRKDAPDLHKSIGITLFAIMLVRIVWRLLSPPPPPLASYSRMTRLGAAFGHAFLYLGLFAVMIAGYLISTADGVGIPVFGLFEIPALVSGLPDQADTAGVVHLYLAWVLVVFAGLHGVAALKHHFIDSDVTLVRMLGRKA; encoded by the coding sequence ATGCAACTACGTAATTCATCGGCCCGTTACGGCTGGGTCAGTATTGTTTTGCACTGGGGCGTGGCCCTGGTGGTGTTCGGTCTGTTCGCGTTGGGCCTGTGGATGGTCGGTCTCGACTACTACAGCACCTGGCGTAAAGACGCCCCGGACCTGCACAAGAGCATCGGCATCACGCTGTTCGCCATCATGCTCGTGCGGATCGTCTGGCGTTTGCTCAGCCCGCCGCCGCCACCGCTTGCCAGCTATAGCCGCATGACACGCCTGGGGGCTGCGTTTGGCCACGCATTCCTGTATCTCGGGTTGTTTGCCGTGATGATTGCCGGTTACCTGATTTCCACCGCAGACGGTGTCGGGATCCCGGTGTTTGGCCTGTTTGAGATTCCTGCGCTGGTTTCCGGGCTACCGGACCAGGCAGACACTGCAGGCGTGGTGCATTTGTACCTGGCCTGGGTATTGGTGGTGTTCGCCGGCCTCCATGGTGTGGCTGCGCTGAAACACCATTTCATTGATAGTGATGTGACCCTGGTTCGTATGCTGGGGCGCAAAGCCTGA
- a CDS encoding YceI family protein, with protein sequence MLKKTLAALAIGSALLTAGQAMAADYVVDKEGQHAFVDFKISHLGYSFITGTFKDLDGKFSFDAAKPEDSKIEFNVRTASVFTNHAERDKHIASKDFLDVGKFADAKFVSTSVKTTGKNAAGQVTADVTGDLTFHGVTKPIVVKATFLGEGKDPWGGYRAGFEGTTSFNRQDFGKQMDLGPASNTVELYVTFEGVKAK encoded by the coding sequence ATGTTGAAAAAGACTCTCGCCGCTCTGGCCATTGGTTCTGCTCTGCTGACTGCCGGTCAGGCGATGGCAGCTGACTACGTTGTCGACAAGGAAGGCCAGCACGCCTTCGTGGACTTCAAGATCAGCCACTTGGGCTACAGCTTCATCACCGGTACCTTCAAGGACCTGGACGGCAAATTCAGCTTCGACGCTGCCAAGCCTGAAGACAGCAAGATTGAGTTCAACGTCCGTACCGCCAGCGTATTCACCAACCACGCCGAACGTGACAAGCACATCGCCAGCAAAGACTTCCTGGACGTTGGCAAGTTCGCCGATGCCAAGTTCGTTTCCACCAGTGTTAAAACCACCGGTAAAAACGCTGCTGGCCAAGTCACTGCCGACGTCACCGGCGACCTGACCTTCCATGGCGTGACCAAGCCTATCGTGGTCAAGGCCACCTTCCTGGGTGAAGGCAAGGATCCATGGGGCGGCTACCGTGCCGGCTTTGAAGGTACTACTTCCTTCAACCGCCAGGACTTCGGCAAGCAGATGGACCTGGGCCCAGCGTCCAACACGGTTGAGCTGTACGTGACGTTTGAAGGTGTGAAAGCGAAGTAA
- a CDS encoding DEAD/DEAH box helicase, with protein sequence MSFASLGLSEALVRAIEAAGYTEPTPVQQRAIPAVLQGRDLMVAAQTGTGKTGGFALPILERLFPNGHPDKSQRHGPRQPRVLVLTPTRELAAQVHDSFKLYARDLKFVSACIFGGVGMNPQVQAMSRGVDVLVACPGRLLDLCGQGSVDLSHVEILVLDEADRMLDMGFVHDVKKVLARLPAKRQNLLFSATFSNDITALAGKLLHNPERIEVTPPNTTVERIEQRVFRLPAAHKRSLLAHLITAGAWEQVLVFTRTKHGANRLAEYLDKHGLTAVAIHGNKSQNARTKALADFKAGEVRILVATDIAARGLDIDQLPHVVNFELPNVDEDYVHRIGRTGRAGRSGEAISLVAPDEEKLLKSIERMTKQKIADGDLMGFDSSAVEAEKPEVRERPDVRNPRNNPRGPKGDGPNGGGGGGGRKDKGKDKGGKDKAATNGRGERPAREQKPREGTPAREQRQPSQPPRAAADRAPDEFLDDDVDNFGNRVDYVPQAKPAQGRGRRPGAPAQGAGAGAPRTGGQPQGRQNGPRSSNGATTGTPPAKRSGPRNGAPRDGQARREESRNRRPARDDQPRLSEPAVQNPRGGPAPKIIHKESKSDRTLTPEQLDQLPGRPRGEKPALLTRNR encoded by the coding sequence ATGTCCTTTGCTTCCCTCGGTCTCTCCGAGGCTTTAGTCCGCGCCATCGAGGCAGCGGGCTATACCGAGCCTACTCCGGTGCAACAGCGGGCCATTCCCGCCGTGTTGCAAGGTCGCGACCTGATGGTTGCGGCTCAGACAGGTACTGGTAAAACCGGCGGCTTCGCCCTTCCGATCCTGGAGCGGTTGTTCCCCAACGGTCACCCGGACAAATCCCAGCGTCATGGCCCGCGCCAACCGCGCGTACTGGTCCTGACCCCTACCCGCGAACTCGCCGCCCAAGTGCATGACAGCTTCAAGCTGTATGCCCGCGACTTGAAGTTCGTCAGCGCCTGCATCTTCGGCGGCGTCGGCATGAACCCACAGGTTCAGGCCATGTCCCGCGGTGTCGACGTACTGGTTGCCTGCCCGGGTCGTTTGCTCGACCTGTGCGGCCAAGGCAGCGTCGATTTGTCCCACGTGGAAATCCTCGTGCTGGACGAAGCCGACCGCATGCTCGACATGGGCTTTGTCCATGACGTGAAAAAGGTCCTCGCGCGCCTGCCGGCCAAACGCCAGAACCTGCTGTTCTCGGCCACGTTCTCCAACGACATCACCGCGTTGGCGGGCAAGTTGTTGCACAACCCCGAGCGCATCGAAGTCACGCCGCCGAACACCACGGTCGAGCGTATCGAGCAGCGCGTGTTCCGCCTGCCCGCCGCTCACAAGCGTTCCCTGCTGGCCCACCTGATCACCGCCGGCGCGTGGGAACAGGTGCTGGTGTTCACCCGCACCAAGCACGGCGCCAACCGTCTGGCCGAGTACCTGGACAAGCACGGCCTCACCGCCGTCGCGATCCACGGCAACAAGAGCCAGAACGCCCGCACCAAAGCCCTGGCCGACTTCAAGGCCGGTGAAGTGCGCATCCTGGTGGCCACCGATATCGCCGCTCGCGGCCTGGACATCGACCAGTTGCCACACGTGGTCAACTTCGAGCTGCCAAACGTCGACGAAGACTACGTGCACCGTATCGGCCGTACTGGCCGGGCCGGTCGTTCAGGCGAGGCCATTTCCCTGGTCGCCCCCGACGAAGAAAAACTGCTGAAAAGCATCGAGCGCATGACCAAGCAGAAAATCGCCGACGGCGACCTGATGGGCTTCGACTCGAGCGCCGTTGAGGCTGAGAAGCCTGAAGTACGCGAGCGTCCGGACGTGCGTAACCCGCGCAACAACCCACGCGGTCCGAAGGGCGATGGCCCGAACGGCGGCGGCGGTGGTGGCGGTCGTAAAGACAAGGGCAAGGACAAGGGCGGCAAGGACAAGGCTGCGACCAATGGCCGTGGCGAACGCCCGGCCCGTGAGCAGAAGCCTCGTGAAGGTACCCCGGCCCGCGAACAGCGCCAGCCGAGCCAGCCGCCACGTGCCGCTGCCGACCGTGCGCCGGACGAGTTCCTCGACGATGACGTGGACAACTTCGGTAACCGCGTTGACTACGTGCCCCAGGCCAAGCCGGCCCAGGGTCGTGGTCGCCGTCCAGGTGCCCCGGCACAGGGTGCAGGCGCAGGTGCTCCGCGTACCGGCGGCCAGCCACAAGGCCGTCAGAACGGTCCGCGCAGCAGCAACGGCGCCACCACCGGCACCCCGCCGGCCAAGCGCAGCGGCCCGCGTAACGGCGCACCGCGTGACGGCCAGGCCCGTCGCGAAGAGTCGCGCAACCGTCGCCCGGCCCGTGATGATCAACCTCGTTTGTCTGAGCCTGCGGTGCAAAACCCGCGCGGCGGCCCGGCACCGAAGATCATCCACAAAGAGTCGAAAAGCGATCGCACGCTGACCCCTGAGCAGTTGGATCAACTGCCAGGCCGTCCACGTGGTGAAAAGCCGGCGTTGCTGACCCGCAACCGCTGA
- a CDS encoding substrate-binding periplasmic protein: protein MPVTFRLLTAVLFACLSLGAHGEKLRIVTEPWAPYVYDDNGTMRGLDYETTVIVFQRLGIDVDWQFLPWKRCLAMLDQGQADGALDIFHSHERDAVLLYPSEPLSRVEFVLFYANDRPHPFQTFDDLRGLTIGTSPGYLYGAEFSESTLFKQEPAASHEANFGKLALGRIDLVITDRRVGQHVLKALGLEDQITQAPQVVSSQPQFLAVRRGAGMDLLVQRFAAELKRFKQEPAYAALSAKYAGTSAQTSALALPANTVEQQESSAE from the coding sequence ATGCCTGTCACTTTCCGGTTGTTGACTGCTGTTCTTTTTGCTTGCCTGAGCCTCGGCGCCCACGGCGAGAAACTGCGTATTGTCACCGAGCCCTGGGCGCCCTACGTGTATGACGACAACGGCACCATGCGCGGGCTCGACTACGAGACCACGGTGATCGTGTTCCAGCGCCTGGGCATCGATGTGGATTGGCAGTTTCTGCCCTGGAAACGCTGCCTGGCGATGCTCGACCAGGGCCAGGCCGATGGCGCACTGGATATTTTCCACAGCCATGAACGCGACGCGGTGCTGCTGTACCCCAGCGAGCCACTGTCCAGGGTCGAGTTCGTGCTGTTCTACGCCAATGACCGCCCGCACCCGTTCCAGACCTTCGACGACCTGCGTGGCCTGACCATCGGCACCTCGCCGGGCTACCTCTACGGCGCCGAATTCAGCGAATCCACCCTGTTCAAGCAGGAGCCGGCCGCCAGCCATGAGGCCAACTTCGGCAAACTGGCCCTTGGGCGGATCGACCTGGTAATTACCGACCGAAGGGTCGGCCAGCATGTGCTCAAGGCCCTCGGGCTTGAGGACCAGATCACCCAGGCGCCCCAAGTGGTGAGCAGCCAGCCACAATTCCTGGCCGTGCGCCGTGGTGCCGGCATGGATTTACTGGTGCAACGCTTTGCCGCCGAACTCAAACGCTTCAAGCAAGAGCCGGCCTACGCGGCCTTGAGCGCCAAATACGCCGGCACGAGTGCTCAAACCAGCGCGCTGGCCCTGCCCGCGAACACCGTTGAGCAGCAGGAAAGCAGCGCAGAGTGA